A part of Dermacentor variabilis isolate Ectoservices chromosome 10, ASM5094787v1, whole genome shotgun sequence genomic DNA contains:
- the LOC142560414 gene encoding uncharacterized protein LOC142560414, translating to MSEEPAKTDSKAPHTGEEAKSVEHATTEPPSDHGATEASPEHSATEASPEHSAKTASRASRGGDEEMASASHHHAAKPDAERAASETGAERGGKTTSVERTGSEIRAERDSKKLSSERDASKRRATHGGGKPSAERPKAEPEARSRRDLKVEPGAALGAAVAPHLPASADGTVPGGNSGRLIEIAAFVTVVVVVVLIGAAMFNSAYGRVPKATGQHADDDPLQTAIYRGGRSWHGYGPQLLVCTLGERRSVASPESLPPDGLCDLVLYTHVESLGADFDEGASANLRALWTRASTAVKTRFGYSFSDSLLPVDERQLGPFVRKAVDDKGIKAFGMLDARQDGDASNASYATFAAALNSTARQLSKDKRVALVYGVRVDFDTGKRGVEFWHWHAAILEQAHVLVYQAHFDLPVQNDSAKAQCRVRFPSPRFKQVKKKDKTMQDGVAAIDTALHFRQPSLTADICLSIALSVHRFSLKRAPSKGEELGAKCVSASAVAYGDACANGTGVVAEGHNLTSIDVAERTVKITGEGVLVNRIEDKLLDTFDDVETLAQKLRTAKLALSLSAQPHWSFCLAAFNVEHADSEGACGGHGFERLTVARSFLHGKLRWHDD from the exons ATGAGCGAGGAGCCAGCAAAGACCGATTCGAAGGCGCCCCACACCGGCGAGGAAGCCAAGAGCGTCGAGCACGCCACGACGGAACCGCCGAGCGATCACGGCGCCACAGAAGCCAGCCCCGAGCACAGCGCCACAGAAGCCAGCCCCGAGCACAGCGCGAAGACAGCGTCCAGGGCATCGCGCGGTGGCGACGAGGAGATGGCCAGCGCGAGTCACCatcacgcggcgaagccggacgCCGAGCGTGCTGCCTCCGAGACGGGAGCCGAGCGCGGCGGCAAGACGACGAGCGTCGAGCGCACAGGATCCGAGATCCGCGCCGAGCGCGACAGCAAGAAGTTGAGCAGCGAGCGCGACGCATCGAAAAGGAGAGCCACGCACGGCGGCGGAAAGCCGAGCGCCGAGCGGCCCAAGGCCGAGCCCGAGGCGCGCAGCAGGCGCGACCTCAAGGTGGAACCGGGCGCCGCGCTGGGCGCTGCGGTCGCGCCGCATCTGCCTGCCTCGGCCGACGGCACCGTTCCCGGAGGCAACAGTGGCAGGCTGATCGAGATCGCCGCGTTCGTGAcggtggtcgtcgtcgtcgtcctgaTCGGCGCCGCCATGTTCAACTCGGCGTACGGCCGCGTCCCCAAGGCGACGGGACAGCACGCAGACGACGACCCGCTCCAGACGGCCATCTACCGGGGCGGCCGCTCGTGGCACGGGTACGGGCCGCAGCTCCTGGTTTGCACGCTGGGAGAACGCCGCAGTGTCGCCTCCCCGGAGTCGCTGCCGCCGGACGGCCTGTGCGACCTGGTCTTGTACACGCACGTGGAGTCGCTCGGCGCCGACTTCGACGAGGGGGCGTCGGCCAATCTGCGAGCTCTGTGGACCCGCGCGAGCACTGCCGTCAAAACCAG ATTCGGCTACTCGTTCTCCGATTCGCTGCTGCCAGTCGACGAACGACAGCTCGGGCCGTTCGTCCGAAAGGCGGTCGACGACAAGGGGATCAAAGCGTTCGGAATGCTCGACGCTCGCCAGGACGGCGACGCCAGCAACGCCTCGTACGCGACGTTCGCCGCAGCGCTAAACTCGACGGCGAGGCAGCTGTCCAAGGACAAACGGGTGGCGCTGGTCTACGGAGTCCGCGTCGATTTCGACACGGGCAAGCGCGGCGTCGAGTTCTGGCACTGGCACGCCGCCATACTGGAACAAGCCCACGTGCTCGTCTACCAGGCGCACTTCGACCTGCCGGTGCAGAACGACAGCGCAAAAGCGCAGTGCAGGGTCAGGTTCCCGTCGCCGAGGTTCAAGCAggtcaaaaagaaggacaagACGATGCAG GACGGCGTGGCGGCAATCGACACGGCGCTGCACTTTCGGCAGCCCAGTCTCACCGCCGACATCTGCCTCTCGATCGCCCTCAGCGTCCACCGCTTCTCGCTAAAGAGGGCCCCCTCCAAGGGCGAGGAGCTGGGCGCCAAATGCGTGAGCGCTTCGGCCGTCGCGTACGGCGACGCCTGCGCCAATGGCACCGGCGTCGTCGCGGAGGGCCACAACCTCACGTCCATCGACGTCGCCGAACGGACGGTAAAGATCACCGGCGAAGGCGTGCTAGTCAATCGCATCGAGGACAAGCTGTTGGACACGTTCGACGACGTCGAGACCCTGGCCCAGAAGCTGCGCACGGCCAAGCTGGCGCTGTCCCTGTCCGCCCAGCCGCACTGGTCCTTCTGCCTGGCCGCCTTCAATGTGGAGCACGCGGACAGCGAGGGGGCCTGCGGCGGGCACGGCTTCGAGAGGCTAACCGTCGCCAGGAGCTTCCTGCACGGCAAGCTCCGGTGGCACGATGACTGA